CAACAACGATGATGTCGTACTCATTATCTGCAAGTGGCGCTTTTTCAGCAGCAGGCGCAGCTTCTTGAGCTGGTGCTTTTGGCACTTCAAGACCTGCAGCTTCAAGGTCTTCAGTCGTACGTTTCACATCAACATCAGATCCTGCAGGTGAACCAGCTTCCACTTCTTCACCAGCTTCACCAATGTACCCGATTGTTTCTGTTACTGGTACCGTTTCACCAGCTTGACGAGTGATTTTCAAAAGAACACCTGAGTCTTCTGCTTCGATTTCCATGTTTGTTTTATCAGACATGATTTCAAGAAGAACATCACCTTCAGCGACAGTATCACCTTCAGCTTTTTTCCACTCGATGATTTCACCCTCGGCCATATCAACACCGAGTTTTGGCATAATAATTTCAACAGCCATTATTGATTTCCTTTCGTAAGATACATTGGGCATTTGAAAGAAGGATTTTTGACAATCCTACGTAGACAGCCATGTCCCACAGATAATCTTAAATCATTCTTCTTTCAGCCCATCTTTAGTTTTTGTTTACAGTAGATGATATAACTAAATTAAATCAATCTCATCAGATAAGCAATTCAAATGGATTTTCCATCAATTTCTTTAGGTCAACCATGAATTTAGCACCATTCATACCATCAACCAAGCGGTGGTCAATTGTCAAGCACATTGCCATGATTGGACGTGCGACAATTTCACCATCCACAACTGTTGGCGTTGGAATCGTTGCACCGATACCAAGGATAGCTGAGTTAGGTTGGTTAATGATTGGGTTAAAGGTCTTAGTGCCAAACATACCCAAGTTTGTGATTGAGAAGGTTGAACCAGACATTTCAGCAGCTTTTAATTTACCGCTTTGAGCTTTCTTGATAACGTCTTTTGATGCAAGAACGAAATCTGACAAACTCATCTTATCAGCACCATGAACAACTGGAACGACAAGTCCATCGTCAAGACCTACGGCAATACCAAGGTTAACGAAGCGATGAAGCTCAATGTCATTGGCGTCATTGATGAGTGAAGCATTCATGTATTCATGCTCAGGTTTCATCAATGTTTTAACAACTGCCATACCAATCAAATCAGTAAAGCTAACTTTAAGTCCTGTTTTAGCCATGATTGGGTCGATGAGTTTCTTACGAAGGGCGATCATTTCTGTCATGTCAATATCGTAATTAAGCGTGAAGGTAGGTGCTGTAAGGTAAGAGTTTGTCATACCTTTAGAGATAGCCTTACGCATTGCTGACATTGGTTTGTGCTCAACGCCTTCAGGAAGTTCAACCACTTTTTCTTCTTTAGCAGGAGCTGATTCTAGAGCTGATGCTGGTTTAGATGCGTCAAGGGCAACAAGAACATCTGATTTTCTAATTTTACCAGCGAACCCAGAGCCTGTGATCGCTGAAAGATCAAGACCTTCTGCTTCAGCTATCTTACGAGCAAGTGGGGTTGCTTTAGGTTGAGCACCTTTGAAGTTTTCAACATCTGCAGCATGAACACGCCCTTTAGGACCAGATCCAGGAACAAGACCTAAATCAACACCTTGCTCACGAGCCACTTTACGAGCGGCTGGAGTAGCACGTACTTTTCCGCCTTTTCCTTGAGGAGCGGCAGCTACTGCTGGAGTTGGGGCAGCTGATTGAGTTGGAGCTGCAGCGGGTGCTGGGCTCGCTTCTTCTGTAGGTGCAGGTGCTGACCCTGCAGTCTCTGTAATTTCTTCGCCAGCTTCACCGATGTAACCAATGGTTTCAGTTACCGGTACAGTTTCACCAGCTTGGCGAGTGATTTTCAAGAGAACACCTGAATCTTCTGCTTCGATTTCCATGTTCGTCTTGTCTGACATAATCTCAAGGAGAACATCACCTTCAGCGACAGTATCACCTTCGGCTTTTTTCCATTCGATGATTTCACCTTCAGCCATGTCAACACCGAGTTTCGGCATAATAATTTCGACAGCCATAGTATTCCTTTCTTAGAATAATTGGGGCTCAGCCCATTATGTCGTAAAATAGATAAGAGGGAGAGTTGTCTTCATTTCCCTTCTTATCCTGATATTTTATTGTGATTAGTTACCGTTATTAGCCATCTTACGGATAGCTTCTTTGATTTTCTCTACATCTGGTAAGATTGCTTGTTCAAGAACACGTGCGTATGGTACAGGCACATCTTCTGAAGCCAAACGAACGATTGGATGATCAAGATAGTCAAAAGCTTCACTTTCAGTAACTTTTGTAGCGATTTCTCCGATAAATCCACCAGTCTTGTAAGCATCATTAACAAGCATCAATTTACCTGTTTTCTTAACAGAATCAACGATCATATCCAAATCAAGCGGAATCAAGGTACGTGGATCGACCACTTCAACATCAATACCCTCTTCTGCAACTTCTTCTGCTGCTTGAAGAACACGCTCTAACATACGTCCGTAAGAAACGATGGTAAGATCTTTACCTTCACGCTTGATGTCACCTTTTCCAAGTGGGATATAGAAGTCTGGATCTTGGTTAACTTCTTCTTTTTTACCATAAAGAGCTTTTGGTTCCATGAAGATAACGATGTTATTATCTTGGATCGATGACTTCAGAAGACCTTTAGCTTCATTAGCTGTACCAGGTGCAACAACTTTGATTCCCGGAATGTGGGTTAACCAAGCTTCAAGTGATTGTGAGTGTTGCGCTGCAGAACCAATACCTGAACCTGATGCCACACGGAAA
The sequence above is drawn from the Streptococcus pluranimalium genome and encodes:
- a CDS encoding dihydrolipoamide acetyltransferase, with the translated sequence MAVEIIMPKLGVDMAEGEIIEWKKAEGDTVAEGDVLLEIMSDKTNMEIEAEDSGVLLKITRQAGETVPVTETIGYIGEAGEEITETAGSAPAPTEEASPAPAAAPTQSAAPTPAVAAAPQGKGGKVRATPAARKVAREQGVDLGLVPGSGPKGRVHAADVENFKGAQPKATPLARKIAEAEGLDLSAITGSGFAGKIRKSDVLVALDASKPASALESAPAKEEKVVELPEGVEHKPMSAMRKAISKGMTNSYLTAPTFTLNYDIDMTEMIALRKKLIDPIMAKTGLKVSFTDLIGMAVVKTLMKPEHEYMNASLINDANDIELHRFVNLGIAVGLDDGLVVPVVHGADKMSLSDFVLASKDVIKKAQSGKLKAAEMSGSTFSITNLGMFGTKTFNPIINQPNSAILGIGATIPTPTVVDGEIVARPIMAMCLTIDHRLVDGMNGAKFMVDLKKLMENPFELLI
- a CDS encoding alpha-ketoacid dehydrogenase subunit beta produces the protein MTETKLMALREAVNLAMSEEMRKDENIFLIGEDVGVYGGDFGTSVGMLEEFGAKRVKDTPISEAAISGAAIGAAITGLRPIVDVTFMDFITIMMDAIVNNGAKNNYMFGGGLKTPVTFRVASGSGIGSAAQHSQSLEAWLTHIPGIKVVAPGTANEAKGLLKSSIQDNNIVIFMEPKALYGKKEEVNQDPDFYIPLGKGDIKREGKDLTIVSYGRMLERVLQAAEEVAEEGIDVEVVDPRTLIPLDLDMIVDSVKKTGKLMLVNDAYKTGGFIGEIATKVTESEAFDYLDHPIVRLASEDVPVPYARVLEQAILPDVEKIKEAIRKMANNGN